AGAGGCTTGTTCTTTTGCTGTTGGCGATCCTGTTTGGCGCCTGTTTTTGGTTATCGGCTTGCGATTGCAACAAAGACGACGCGGACCGAGTCGAGGAACCCGCTGACGACGACACCCTGTCGATCGATCCGGATCCAACTTGCGGTTCGGTCGCCGAGATGATGAACGAACTCTGCACGGGAGCGCTACCCGACGAACACGGCAACGTGCCAGGCGAAGCCGGGTTGAAAAAATGGTGCGAACTGTCCGCGGCGCTCATGCCCTCCGAAACGTTTCCGCCGTTCTGGGAGTGCCTATCCCATTGTTTTCCGTTCGGAGGGGAATGCGACAGCAGTTGCGTTCTTGGTTGTCTGGCCCCGCCGAATCCGGGAAGCGATTGCGGCGCGGCGATCTTCGGCATTTATCACTGCAACATCGAAATCGTTTTCAAGGGAACCGACCTTTGGATCCCGCAGTTGGATTTGCTGGCGATTTGCGACAACCTGCCCGGCTATCCGATGGACTGCTACCTCGGTTGTTGGGAAAAGTACCCCTGCTCCGATCCGATCGAAGGATTGCAGCATGAAATTTTATTGGCCTGCATCAATGGCTGCGGATGAATTGCCGCCGCGAGAAACGGCTTGATCTTCGTCCGTCCCGCGATCACTGTTGCTCGGCAATGCAGTTCGCGGCCGCTTCGCAAGCGTCCCAGTTTTGGAGGACGCAAAGGAAATATTCGTCGCCGTAGCCGTACGGATTGACGTCTTCACAGCAGTAGATAATGACTTCCTCCAAAGTGTCGCCCAGGGACTTGCCGCAGTCATGATAATAGTGCGTCCACAGGTCCGCGCAGGTCGGGATGACGCACTCGTCGTTTTCCTCGTCGCAATAGGCCACCAAGGTATCACATGGATTCGCGGCGGGAAGGCAATCCAGGGTTTCCGGATCGCACATTTCCTCGCCGTTGCAGTAGAAGCCGTCGGAGCAGGAGCCGCCGCCGTTGGCCGTCCAGGCGTCGGCGGCCTGGCCGGCATCGCAAAGGTAACACGGGGCCGCCGGATTGCGGTCGCCCTGGGCGTAGCATTGACCGTCGATCAGGCAATCGCAGGGCGGGGATTCGTCGTTGTCGTTATCATTATCGTCGTCGCCGGTGTTGTCGTCGTCGTTATCGTTGTCGTCGTCGTCCGCGCAACCGACGAATAACGCCATTCCGCCAAGAAGTGAAATTGCCACGAGAAACATCAACCCAGACAAGTCGCGCATTGTCGCCCTCCAATAATTTTGGATGAAAACAGTTGATAATAAAGCCGTCGTCCTGACGGTTCAGTTCACTTCCATTTCCGGGCCGGGCATCGCCATCGGCGCGGCGATCTCCAGTTTGCCGAAGCGTTTTTCGTAGTTCTTGATCTGCTGATCCAGCAGCATCAGGGTGCGCTTGGCGTTTTTCGGGGACATGATGATCCGGCTGGAAACCTTGGTTTTCGGCCGGCCGGGCTGAATGAAAACGAAATCGAGCACGAATTCCGAGTCGGAATGATTGACGATGCACAAGTTGGCGTAGGTGCCGCCGGCCACGGCTTCATCGACCTTGATTTCCATTTTCACCGCGGGCTTTTTGGGCAATTTGTCTTCCGTCATGATCCCTCCTTGGTCGATTCAGAATAAACCCCGTCCGAGGCCTGTCAACCGGTTGCCGCTCGACGCCGCAAAGTGTTATTAAAAGCGCGTTCCACCTTCAAAGGAGACCGCGATGCGCAATCTGGTCATGGCAATCGATCAAGGCACCACCGGTTCCCGCGCCTTCATCCTCGACGCGCAAATGAACGTCCTGGGCATCGGCTACGCCGAATTCCCGCAGCATTTTCCCACGCCCGGCTGGGTCGAGCACAACCCGGACGAGATC
Above is a genomic segment from Myxococcales bacterium containing:
- a CDS encoding DUF3467 domain-containing protein; its protein translation is MTEDKLPKKPAVKMEIKVDEAVAGGTYANLCIVNHSDSEFVLDFVFIQPGRPKTKVSSRIIMSPKNAKRTLMLLDQQIKNYEKRFGKLEIAAPMAMPGPEMEVN